A single region of the Saprospiraceae bacterium genome encodes:
- a CDS encoding RNA-binding S4 domain-containing protein, with protein MEKVTFKLRSGEEFIVLLKLLKLQQLAQSGGHAKLMVEDGLVNVNGKKETLKRKKLYAGDIVEVEGMTIEIIN; from the coding sequence ATGGAAAAAGTCACTTTTAAATTAAGATCGGGTGAGGAATTCATCGTCCTGCTAAAGTTATTAAAGCTTCAACAGCTTGCACAAAGTGGCGGCCATGCCAAACTGATGGTAGAAGATGGCTTGGTCAATGTAAATGGGAAAAAAGAAACGCTCAAAAGAAAGAAATTATATGCTGGGGACATTGTTGAGGTGGAAGGGATGACGATAGAAATCATTAATTAA
- a CDS encoding fasciclin domain-containing protein, whose amino-acid sequence MKKNSLMYTLTMLMVLSLSFVACNKDDDEQPADSQNIVEIVTGDAQFSTLASALQRVNLVSVLEGTGPFTVFAPTNAAFNALGVDLSTISDDDLKEILLYHVLGGAKVTSGLIQDGQTYVTTAAETGPDNNQLSMLIEKANGAVKINGSINVSTPDVDATNGVIHIVDAVILPLDVVGHAAANSAFSDLVGALGTADGDLVNALKATGPFTVFAPVNSAFEAIATTVAGLSTEQLAKVLTYHVVAGSNVRSSALTDNMEVMTLNTPAFFTVNLGTPVTLTDANGGVSTVLLTDVQATNGVIHVIEKVLIPNNL is encoded by the coding sequence ATGAAAAAGAATTCGTTAATGTACACGCTGACCATGTTAATGGTCTTATCCCTCTCTTTTGTAGCCTGCAATAAGGATGATGATGAGCAACCTGCTGATTCACAGAATATTGTGGAAATTGTGACAGGTGACGCCCAATTTAGTACTTTAGCAAGTGCCCTACAGCGGGTTAACCTGGTAAGCGTATTGGAAGGTACAGGTCCCTTCACGGTATTTGCGCCAACCAATGCTGCTTTCAATGCGCTTGGGGTGGATTTGTCGACCATCAGTGATGATGATTTAAAAGAAATCTTATTGTATCATGTATTAGGTGGTGCAAAAGTGACTTCTGGACTGATTCAAGATGGCCAAACCTATGTGACGACAGCTGCTGAGACAGGGCCGGATAACAACCAGCTATCCATGTTGATTGAAAAGGCAAATGGTGCGGTAAAAATAAATGGAAGCATCAATGTCTCTACGCCAGATGTTGACGCGACCAATGGGGTGATTCATATTGTGGATGCAGTGATCTTGCCCCTGGATGTGGTAGGACACGCTGCTGCTAACAGCGCTTTTTCCGACCTGGTAGGTGCACTGGGGACCGCTGATGGGGACTTGGTAAATGCCTTGAAAGCAACAGGTCCTTTTACGGTATTTGCGCCAGTTAATAGCGCTTTTGAAGCAATAGCCACAACAGTTGCTGGCCTTTCTACCGAACAGTTGGCAAAAGTACTGACCTACCATGTGGTAGCCGGAAGTAACGTGCGATCTTCTGCGCTAACGGACAATATGGAAGTCATGACACTTAACACCCCCGCTTTCTTTACCGTCAATCTTGGAACACCGGTTACCCTTACCGATGCCAATGGTGGGGTGTCTACGGTACTGCTCACCGATGTGCAAGCCACTAATGGGGTCATTCATGTGATAGAAAAGGTGCTTATTCCTAACAACCTCTAA
- a CDS encoding L-lactate permease, which produces MTLSTLAFLALLPILAAAIMLVGFRLPARIAMPISFLLTAAVALWAWDYPFVDVMASSIQGLFITFDILYIIFGAILLLNLLKYSGGVSAIREGFTNISTDRRVQVVIITWLFGSFIEGAAGFGTPAAVVAPLMVALGFPAMTAVMLGMMVQSTAVTFGAVGTPILVGVRGGLQSDTLDARLGALDLNFMDYLQLVTTNVAVLHAIAGTLIPTFMVCMMTRYFGKNKSWKEGLEVLPFTLLGGLAFTLPYVLTGVFLGPEFPSLIGALVGMTIVVSLARKGFLQPKKSWDFPPETEWPLHWMGTISIKLDEKKTKTKVSLLKAWAPYLLLAFFLVLSRLPQLPLKGWLNSLKISWSGILGTDISASSTPLYLPGTILIIVGLITVYLHKMEANAVKKAFSESAKMLFGAGFVLIFTVPMVRIYINSGGNAADLPAMPIAMAEWVSEQVGQIYPLFAPSIGALGAFIAGSNTVSNLMFSLFQFGVAERLAMPTTLIVALQAVGAAAGNMIAIHNVVAASATVGFLGKEGLVLRKTIVPTFYYVLFVGILGLLAIGVLQMTDALQ; this is translated from the coding sequence ATGACCCTAAGCACCCTGGCCTTCCTGGCCCTATTACCCATACTGGCCGCAGCCATCATGCTAGTCGGCTTCCGCTTGCCAGCTCGCATAGCCATGCCCATTTCCTTTTTGCTGACAGCGGCGGTAGCCCTCTGGGCCTGGGATTATCCCTTCGTAGACGTGATGGCCTCCTCCATTCAAGGACTTTTCATCACCTTTGATATTTTGTACATCATCTTTGGTGCCATATTATTACTCAATCTGCTGAAGTACTCCGGTGGCGTTTCCGCCATTCGGGAGGGTTTTACGAATATTAGCACCGATAGGAGAGTGCAGGTGGTGATTATCACCTGGCTATTTGGATCTTTCATTGAAGGGGCGGCGGGCTTCGGAACCCCGGCCGCCGTGGTCGCCCCGCTGATGGTCGCCCTTGGTTTTCCGGCGATGACAGCGGTGATGCTGGGGATGATGGTGCAAAGTACGGCCGTGACTTTCGGGGCAGTCGGAACGCCCATCCTGGTAGGGGTGCGAGGCGGCCTCCAAAGCGACACCCTGGATGCGCGCCTTGGCGCCTTGGACCTGAATTTCATGGATTATTTACAACTGGTGACCACTAATGTCGCTGTTTTACATGCCATCGCGGGGACCTTGATCCCAACCTTTATGGTCTGCATGATGACGCGCTATTTTGGGAAAAATAAATCCTGGAAAGAAGGACTAGAGGTATTGCCTTTCACGCTCCTGGGCGGTTTGGCCTTCACCCTCCCTTATGTGCTAACCGGTGTTTTTTTAGGCCCCGAATTTCCATCCCTAATAGGCGCATTGGTTGGGATGACCATTGTCGTAAGCCTGGCGAGAAAAGGCTTTTTGCAACCTAAAAAAAGCTGGGATTTCCCACCAGAAACGGAATGGCCTCTTCATTGGATGGGCACTATTTCCATAAAATTGGACGAGAAAAAAACCAAAACCAAGGTGTCACTCTTAAAAGCTTGGGCACCCTATCTCTTGCTAGCCTTTTTTCTGGTCCTCAGCCGCCTGCCTCAACTCCCCTTAAAGGGTTGGCTGAATAGCCTTAAAATTAGTTGGAGTGGTATTTTAGGAACAGACATAAGTGCTTCGAGTACACCACTTTATCTACCTGGTACTATTCTCATTATTGTTGGTTTGATCACCGTTTACCTGCACAAAATGGAAGCCAATGCCGTTAAAAAAGCCTTTAGCGAAAGCGCTAAGATGTTATTCGGCGCAGGCTTTGTTTTGATTTTTACGGTCCCCATGGTCCGCATCTACATCAACTCGGGTGGCAATGCTGCCGATCTACCCGCCATGCCCATTGCTATGGCCGAATGGGTGTCCGAACAGGTCGGACAGATCTACCCCTTGTTTGCCCCTTCTATTGGCGCGCTGGGTGCCTTTATCGCAGGGAGCAATACGGTGAGCAACCTCATGTTTAGTCTCTTCCAATTTGGCGTAGCGGAGCGACTGGCCATGCCAACGACCTTGATTGTTGCCCTCCAGGCAGTGGGCGCCGCCGCGGGCAATATGATCGCCATCCACAATGTGGTGGCCGCCTCGGCGACGGTCGGCTTCCTGGGCAAAGAAGGCTTGGTGCTCCGAAAAACCATCGTCCCTACCTTCTATTATGTATTGTTTGTGGGGATATTAGGACTACTAGCCATCGGCGTGTTACAAATGACGGATGCTTTGCAGTAA
- a CDS encoding NAD(P)-dependent oxidoreductase, whose protein sequence is MSFTLTKDTRIGWVGTGVMGISMVGHLLDNGYKATVYNRTKSKAQPAIAKGAVWADSPAAVAAASDVIFTIVGFPEDVEEVYFKKDGILSTANRGSVVVDMTTTRPSLAEDIFAYAQGIGVAAIDAPVSGGDVGAKNGTLSIMVGGDKEVVDEVMPLFEIMGKSIIYEGSAGAGQHTKMCNQITIAGTMVGVCEGLLYAYKAGLDLNVMLEAISGGAASCWTLSNLAPRVVNRNFEPGFYVEHFVKDMEIALDEAKRMNLFLPGLALVHQLYKAVEAQGYGKKGTHALMLALEHISKVKV, encoded by the coding sequence ATGTCATTTACCTTAACTAAAGATACCCGAATAGGCTGGGTAGGAACAGGTGTAATGGGAATTTCAATGGTCGGACACTTGTTGGACAATGGTTATAAGGCCACCGTTTATAATCGGACCAAAAGCAAGGCGCAGCCAGCCATTGCTAAGGGCGCTGTCTGGGCCGATTCTCCTGCTGCGGTGGCGGCCGCCTCAGATGTGATTTTTACGATTGTTGGCTTCCCTGAAGATGTGGAAGAAGTCTATTTTAAAAAGGATGGAATACTTAGTACTGCCAATAGAGGAAGTGTTGTAGTTGATATGACCACCACCCGGCCTAGTTTGGCGGAAGATATTTTCGCCTACGCCCAAGGCATCGGTGTTGCCGCAATAGACGCTCCGGTCTCAGGAGGAGACGTCGGTGCAAAAAATGGCACCCTTTCCATTATGGTCGGAGGGGATAAAGAAGTCGTGGATGAGGTGATGCCCTTGTTTGAGATCATGGGTAAAAGCATCATTTACGAAGGTTCTGCCGGGGCAGGCCAACATACCAAAATGTGCAACCAAATCACCATCGCAGGTACCATGGTCGGTGTTTGCGAAGGCCTATTATATGCCTATAAAGCGGGCTTGGATTTGAACGTGATGCTGGAAGCCATCAGCGGCGGCGCTGCTAGCTGTTGGACCTTGAGCAACTTGGCCCCTCGTGTCGTCAATCGCAATTTTGAACCTGGTTTTTATGTAGAACATTTTGTGAAAGACATGGAAATCGCCCTGGACGAAGCTAAAAGAATGAACCTGTTTTTACCTGGGTTAGCCTTGGTACATCAATTGTATAAAGCCGTGGAGGCCCAAGGTTATGGCAAAAAAGGAACCCATGCTTTGATGCTGGCCCTGGAACACATTTCAAAAGTGAAGGTGTAG
- a CDS encoding acyl-CoA dehydrogenase family protein, with amino-acid sequence MNFNLSKKKQAWVAQIRSFALKEVAPFAAKWDQDEHIPRAQIQKYADAGFFGMTLPSKYGGQGRSALEAILAIEEVARHCGISGRLIVDHNFGAAITILNFGTEEQRQRILPGICNGQHLMSIGMTEPEAGSALTDLSTAAFSDGNDYVLNGVKHWITGAGEREYTLVYARFEGVPGPKGIGAILVHKDMPGFRYEGRIPSLGVRGVQEGILVFDNMRVPQENLVVPPGSAFSRLMSAYNGQRVGASAVALGIAQGAFDFAKSYADQRQQFGKRITDFQAMQFKLADMAIELDAARLLIYRAASNAKAAITDRHESSIAKVFASEMALRVTSEAIQLCGAQGYSRQLPLERMFRDVRCFTLAGGSAEIQRIGIATTLLGRALPQH; translated from the coding sequence ATGAACTTTAACCTCTCCAAAAAAAAACAGGCTTGGGTCGCTCAAATCAGGTCATTTGCCCTAAAAGAGGTGGCTCCTTTTGCGGCCAAATGGGACCAAGACGAACATATACCCCGCGCTCAAATACAAAAATATGCCGACGCTGGCTTTTTTGGGATGACGCTTCCGAGCAAGTATGGCGGACAGGGCCGCTCTGCACTGGAGGCCATTTTGGCTATCGAAGAAGTGGCTCGCCATTGCGGCATTAGCGGTCGCTTGATCGTCGACCATAATTTTGGCGCTGCCATTACTATACTCAACTTTGGGACGGAGGAGCAACGCCAACGCATCTTACCTGGCATTTGCAATGGCCAGCACCTGATGAGCATCGGCATGACGGAGCCGGAAGCGGGTTCTGCCCTGACTGATCTTAGTACGGCTGCCTTTTCAGATGGAAATGATTATGTACTAAATGGCGTCAAACACTGGATAACCGGAGCTGGTGAAAGGGAATACACCCTGGTTTATGCCCGCTTTGAAGGGGTGCCTGGTCCTAAGGGCATTGGTGCCATTCTTGTTCACAAAGATATGCCTGGGTTTCGCTACGAGGGGCGGATTCCTTCTTTAGGGGTCCGTGGGGTACAGGAGGGGATATTGGTCTTTGACAACATGCGGGTGCCGCAGGAAAACCTGGTAGTGCCGCCAGGTTCGGCCTTTAGTCGCCTGATGTCGGCTTATAATGGTCAGCGGGTGGGCGCGTCTGCGGTGGCTTTGGGGATTGCGCAGGGCGCCTTTGATTTTGCCAAATCCTATGCTGACCAGCGGCAGCAATTTGGAAAAAGAATCACGGATTTTCAAGCCATGCAATTTAAATTGGCAGATATGGCTATTGAGCTAGATGCGGCTCGGCTCCTTATTTATCGGGCGGCCAGTAATGCAAAGGCAGCCATCACAGATCGGCACGAGTCGAGCATAGCCAAGGTTTTTGCGTCTGAGATGGCGCTACGTGTGACGAGTGAGGCCATCCAATTGTGTGGCGCCCAGGGATATAGCCGACAGTTACCGCTGGAACGCATGTTTCGGGATGTGCGTTGTTTCACCTTGGCTGGCGGTTCCGCTGAGATTCAACGCATTGGCATTGCGACGACCTTGCTGGGGCGTGCTTTGCCGCAGCATTGA
- a CDS encoding site-specific integrase: protein MKKKFLPKYQPARLVSGNPRWYILWYAPFGKDPLYRFRQTFLLNRIKDLALRRLRGEVLVEKINWWLEQGLPSEKFDEDTIPLLMASTIQMKKQIPQIAQQPAISRPSKWDTPTKDALIQARRLKCTSDRKDTNTAYSSIIRLLERFMEQKGWEQMPVGNFTKEHAGEYLDHCRLERNVNNNTYNNNLIQAKMVFKVLVTRGYLEQNPFDGFHSLPKLKKQRRNFSDKEASIVAAEIAECDRLLFYGLLLQYTCFVRPSELRRLKFKDIDTVKGLVFVAEEHEKTRREKTCTIPNDFLLFFREPFWEKYPRHWFLFGEGWAPNEKRQCGEREMNRRHRLVLKNLLKQKKLDDITGLSWYSWKDTGITDAIYELHPSAVQDQANHADIQMTLRYRHRRPVNEPMRSFKNKIIRNEEL, encoded by the coding sequence ATGAAAAAAAAATTTTTGCCTAAATACCAGCCTGCAAGGCTGGTATCAGGCAACCCCCGCTGGTATATCTTATGGTATGCCCCCTTCGGAAAAGATCCGCTCTACCGTTTTCGACAAACTTTTTTGCTGAATAGAATAAAAGATCTAGCACTGCGCAGATTACGCGGTGAAGTACTCGTGGAAAAAATTAACTGGTGGCTGGAACAGGGCTTGCCTTCAGAAAAATTTGATGAGGATACTATTCCGTTGCTGATGGCTAGCACTATTCAGATGAAAAAGCAAATCCCTCAGATCGCCCAGCAACCCGCCATTTCTCGACCGTCTAAATGGGATACTCCGACCAAAGATGCCCTAATTCAGGCTCGCCGACTAAAATGCACTTCTGATCGAAAGGATACGAATACCGCCTATAGCTCTATCATTAGGTTGTTAGAACGATTTATGGAGCAAAAGGGATGGGAACAGATGCCTGTCGGTAATTTCACAAAAGAACATGCTGGCGAATACCTCGATCATTGCCGTTTGGAAAGAAACGTCAATAACAACACTTATAATAATAATCTGATCCAGGCTAAAATGGTATTTAAGGTATTGGTTACTCGTGGTTACTTGGAACAAAATCCTTTTGATGGTTTTCATTCCCTACCCAAACTAAAGAAACAGCGACGTAACTTCTCTGATAAGGAAGCATCAATCGTAGCTGCTGAGATTGCTGAGTGTGATCGATTGCTGTTTTATGGCTTATTATTGCAGTATACTTGTTTTGTAAGACCTTCTGAATTGAGAAGGCTAAAATTTAAAGATATTGATACGGTGAAAGGGTTAGTTTTTGTGGCTGAAGAACATGAAAAAACCCGACGCGAAAAAACATGTACGATTCCTAATGATTTTTTACTCTTTTTTAGAGAACCTTTTTGGGAGAAATATCCTCGCCATTGGTTTTTGTTTGGAGAGGGATGGGCTCCAAATGAGAAGCGTCAATGTGGTGAACGGGAAATGAACCGGCGCCACCGGCTAGTTTTGAAAAACCTATTAAAACAAAAAAAATTGGATGATATTACAGGATTGAGCTGGTACTCCTGGAAAGATACGGGCATCACAGATGCTATTTATGAGCTGCACCCTTCGGCAGTACAAGATCAGGCTAACCACGCTGATATCCAGATGACCCTGAGGTATAGACATCGGCGACCTGTGAATGAGCCAATGAGGTCGTTTAAAAATAAAATTATAAGGAATGAAGAACTTTGA